The Littorina saxatilis isolate snail1 linkage group LG1, US_GU_Lsax_2.0, whole genome shotgun sequence nucleotide sequence gtgtgccaagtttcagaaacTGTCTTTCGTGGGCTCAAAAGATATAGCCTCATGActttgaagaaataaaaagtaaaatctcACTCCGCTCtgctgttctatttttagacgaTGACGTCTGCAAAACTCATATCAAGGTGGCTGAGTGATCAGGACACACACTTTCCACTATCGAGACAATGCTCTTACAGACTCTTAAAAACCTGGCGATGTCCATCTCCACAGCTCCATTTCGTAGCATTCAAACTGTCTGATTCGTCACAGCAAATGCCAGATTGTGTCTCGCCGCTATCAAGACGACGATgagacaagaagggcaaagcccatacgactcacatgcttgaccttgacatgaccttgaccgtcaaggtcaaataactaaacctagcaatgacatcatacactaagaactgctttacacattttccctaccaaaatacatgtgaccttgacccaaggtcaaggtcatccaaggtcatgcaacacaaagctgttaattcaagacgtaggaagtacaatggtgcttattggctctttctaccatgagatatggtcacttttagtggttcactaccttattttggtcacatttcataagggtcaaagtgaccttgaccttgatcatatgtgaccaaatgtgtctcatgatgaaagcataacatgtgctccacataatttttaagtttgaaacagttatcttccatagttcagggtcaaggtcacttcaaaatatgtatacaatccaactttgaagagctcctgtgaccttgaccttgaagcaaggtaaaccaaactggtatcaaaagatgggacttactttgccctatatatcatatatagttgaggtattcaatctcaaaaacttcagagaaaatgggaaaaatttgaaaaatagctgtttttagacaacatttatgtcccctgcgaccttgaccttgaagcaaggtcaagatgctatgtatgttttttggggccttgtcatcatacaccatcttgccaaatttggtactgatagactgaatagtgtccaagaaatatccaacgttaaagttttccggccggccagccggccggccggccggacggacgactcgggtgagtacatagactcacttttgcttcgcatgtgagtcaaaaaacccaGTGTTGCCACCATCTGACGTCATATTTTTGGAAttatatgacgtcatgtctgcATTCTTCTGTTATTTGATTCTTTGTattctttacttctttcttataCAGCACAGCTGTGTTCAAAACACGCGAAAAGTTCTTTTCTGCAACTTCTACCGAGCAAGTGATTCGCTTCATCCGTGAAAGGCTATACGCATCCTATCGGAGAACGAGAATCAAAATTATAGAAAAAGTCCTAAACAAAAGTTGCGCGAAAGACACCAGGGGCAGTACTTTTCACCTCTTTTCAAACGATCATACCTTTTGAGCCCGTGAAAGAATGTTTTTGAAACTGGGCACACATGTAACTGGCACCATTCTTTGCAAAGTATACAAAGTTGCGTGCATGTTACATTTGTTTCTTAGACGTTACAAACGTTTCCAAAGTTTTAACGGAAAACTGTCACAACGTCCATTCTTGGGTTCTGTTTGACCTAAGTACTGGAACATATCCAGATAAGGGTTTTTGTCATCgctctgtgaaatttggagaggctgctatttgtagttttagatttattgcatatcaactgcggctacccagcaaaaacaccataaaaacccTGGATTTGTTGCTTGTTTTTCAGGATTGTTGTCGCTTTCCTTTACACGTTGGATCAGCCTAACTGCGCGGCGGAATTGAACGAAACTTGTATGacttgttaggtaagacaccaaataaaccttttggtgtaaaaaatgcaaaatattattcagtttaagtcaccgtttcgacggttgaaggtgaatcatgccgtcaaaaaacgccattttttagggtaggcgtggtcacggacatgtgacgtcatacccaaatattgctcagattcaagaaacacatttttaagcagaagaaagacggatcttcaaatacacgtatatttctgaccaaaaaactactgtttaacatctgggctataccactgaaaaaatatccttaactttttgggctcagtgtaccaaaaataaacagcctggCCAATGCATGTGCCGGTGTCCTTTGCACAcataattcagaataaaaactcTCTGCTCAGAAAGTTGGCAGGCTGTAGATTTGGTATAGGTAGGACTCAACattttactgtccttataaaatcAAGGAAAACTGGCTCGCAGTGTCAGGCGACTTGTACACAGAACACTCAAAAATTAAAATCGAATAAAATGCATCAGAATATATCATTCAcgggaaacaaacacacacacacacacacacacacacacacacacacacacacacccacacaatatatatctctctctctttctccctctagCGTAAAGTGCTTTTACCCCCACATAAAAGCTCTAAAAGGTCTGTTTAGTGTTGAAAATAATCGCTTTCGTGAGACTGGTGGTACCTTTTACTCTTAAGGTTCACATTGCTGAAACAACAGAACAGTAGTTCAACAAACTTTCAACTTGAAGCTTACAAAATGCTGACAAGAAAGAAAGTTTAACGCTTGAAAGAAACTACATCACTGCTTGCTTTGAAGACAGAATCACAACAAAGGGATCGGGTTTCCGTAGCTTCTGCTGCGATGAATACGAACACATTTCAGGCACTATTACCACAGAATCCGATCCGTCATGGGACAAAACCCCGCACAGAGATAGCACCGTAAGATGCAAGTTAACGCAAACAATGATATGAGATTAGTTCAAGGACATCAGACCTGATTACCACTAAAATTTCCTGGTGTACAAATGAGGCTAAAAATGTGTACAATCAGAATTTTAAGGTGTACAATTCATTCTCGCGGTACACACTgtgctttattcccccctcaaaccccattatttaaagactgtaaatacatgtaagaaagaatttgtgctgaaagtaaattaaaacatttttgttgaaaaaaaaccccatacactattagatatttgaaaatgtgacacaaaacgaatgatagaaaaacataatttttatttttgacctcTGAGGAAAATTTGCATCAGCTGCTGTCAGCAGTATTGAGTCAGCCCTTCATTTCTGTCATTGCACTGGTCAGTATTTTCTGGTCTCACACAGTCCTCTTCAGACTTATATTTCTAACTCCTGAAGAACCCCATAATTAAGGTAGTCATGTTCCATCTTCACACAAAAACCCCTTCAGTGATGTACAGGAATATGCTcgattgatttttttaatttttattttttaatttttttttttttttttttttttgcgtatGATTTTAATGTCTGGCGTATAATCGTACAGCGGTCTTCAATTTCGTAAGATTGTACGCAAATTTCGTACAGTAACCAGGTCTGGGACATCCTTGCGACACCGGTTTTCAATATGCTGTTTAAGAGTCTTGGTTAGGTTTCGCCATGCTTTTCGTGCTTCAGAAGTTTACCAATTTGATGttacaaaaacagatagactgctaacgttccaagattcagaataaaaaaacccaagTATTGTagtttattggaacgtttaattattgacaaaacaaaacgttacatttacgtCGACCCATGCAGTGGTCTTTgaagtagacacacacagacaaacacttatgatacaaataatgaactcatctcaaaatcgtcgatgaaactcgcTTGCAAGAAGCCGGCAAGTTTTAATCAAAATTACATTGCACTATGTTCTACATGTCTTTTGTCTCCTTCTAATCTCCAATGCTTTTCTGCTCCAGTGATTTGCAGTGACAAAAATGACCATCAAAGACGAGCGCCTTGGCTGCCAAGCCACGATGCCACAGGCAGTGAAAAGATCAGACGTTGACAGCACAGGGAGCTGTGACAGCGTAGAGGGCGAGGAGGGGGAAGAACAACATCACCATAACTCCTTCAGTGACAGTGACGATACAGACATGATGAGTAAAGCCAGGCGACTGAAGGTGTGCGAACAGTGTACTTGCCAAGACACCAGGGCGTTGCGGAGGTTACAAACCACCTCGACGACAACAACTTGCTCAAGGAGACCCTCCTGCTCCGCCTCCTCCTCTTCTCCCACCTCTGTGATAGCTTCCttgactcttcttcttctccttcaccTGAGTGCGGTCTCGGCCAGGCATCAGGCCAAAGTGCACAGCTCCCAGTGTTCCTACACGCTGGTGGTCAACGAGTTCGACGTGTCCAAGTGCCCAACCATGCAGGCGGACGCTCAGACCTCGCAGAGCTACCAGTGGTCAAGTGAATCGCACCGCCCAGCTGCTGCTGCCCTCATGTCCGGAGACGCTGAAGGGTCCAGCGGGCGGTTTACGGGAGGGGCTCGAGGGGTGGCGGACCCGGATACAGCGGGCCAGGGGGTGGACGTGCTCAAGTCACAGGTCCGTGACCTGGAGGGACGACTGCTGGAGGAAATGCTTCGCAGGTGGGTGCTGTCAGGTTGGAGGGGGTTCTTGTGAGGGTTAGAGGATGTGTGTTGGTTCGCGTgcgcacgcttgtgtgtgtgtgtgtgtgtgtgtgtgtgtgtgtgtgtgtgtgtgtgtgtgtgtgtgcgtgtgcgtgttaaAAACAGGCATTTATTCTTGAAGAATCTCGATTTCTTGCTGTGTCCTTCTTTTCTCCGAGCTTCCTTGAAGAACTCAGACTCCTTGCCTTGTCACAATAACCCTTTTCACATGTACCGCTTCCTATACTATTCTGGTTTATAAGTCCGTACATGCTACAGAAgcgaagaaagaaaaatcacagCTCGCTGCAACTTAGAGATAGTGGTAAGGAGAGATAAACAAAACGTCTGATAGAGCTTTGCAATCTCCGGAATACGTGTGTGAAAATAGTTACTTACCGGCGGTGGCGttcatttatttatatttttagaaTCAACGGAGGCTTCTCTGAAAATGTTAGCTTTCCAAAGtgcatgctcagaaagttactgCATGGTTTCGCTGTACACCAACTTTAACCTTATATCATATAGGGCCTATGGAAATAAAAAATGACGCGTTTGACCATATATATAAGAAACATAAATTGCAGTCAAAGAGTGTTCTTTCTTATAATTGCAGCGTGCCTGTTTACTCAACAAGGCAGTAACATCAACAaaactgttgtttgtttgtattgctGTACATAAGTTGAGGCATTCACCGGtggcacagaaaaaaacacaccagcACACCAACTGTTAGTCTTATTTTGACTTAATGCTTTTCATGACACAAATGGACAATAACTGATAATAAAACGGTGTTCTAAATCTCAATTCATGTTCCTTGCTGTGTGACAGCCGGGAGCTGAACTCCACCCTGTCCCGACACAGCACAGCGCTGGACAAGGCGGAGAAACAGCTGAGCGCCTACTCCTCCAACTTCACGGCTATCTACCGCGCCATGATGTTTGTGCAACGCCAGCTGGCCAAGCAGCGCAAGATCAACAAGTCCCTCAACAAAAAGCTGTCCAACGTGCTCCTGGACGTGGTGGAGGTCAACAACGTGCTCACCAGGGCCCCCAACTCGCCCGGAGAGATGATGGTCGGAGGCGGCAAGCTCCTGGCCGGGGCGGCGCACAAGAACTTTGAGGTGCAGAGCGTGGCGAAGGTCAGGTCGTGTCCGGGTGTTACGGACAAGTCCACTACGTATAGAGGTAAGCCTGGGGAATGGGGTGCGTGGTGCGTGGTGCGAGTTTTTGAGGTGGGGtggagagtgcgtgtgtgtgtggaggaggggggaggatttGTGTGTCTGATCTGTGgggctgcgtgtgtgtgtcccctatctctccgtgtgtgtgtgtgtgtgtgtgtgtgtgtgtgtgtgtgtgtgtgtgtgtgtgtgtgtgtgtgtgtatgtgtgtgtgtgagtgtgtgtgtgtaagtgtgtgtgtgtatgtgtgtgagtgtgtggttgtgtgtgtacgtgcgtgtgtgtgtgtgtgtgtccaacaaTTTCGTTCTTATTGTGTTATcaattctcatgtcaaatttaaaagcAATACAATGAGCCATTACAAAACTACAGGGTTTTTACCCACATAGCCCACAACAAATGGCGCCAAAACAAACCTTGTACGGCTTCTGAAGAGGCTGACACCAGTCGttttcaaaatggcaaaacaacactgctacgcacaacagctgaaccaaataaATGTGTATGGGTAGACTACCCTAGTTTTGCATTACTGCACTCTCTGTCAAAGTCATGACCAGGGCCGCGCTGAACAGAAAACATTTGTGTGTCGCAAAATGATGATGCCAACCTTTCACTTGATTGAGTTAAATGAGTTTCCTGTCCCCCGTgacatactgtgtgtgtgtgtgtgtgtgtgtgtgtgtgtgtgtgtgtgtgtgtgtgtgtgtgtgtgtgtgtgtgtgtgtgtgtgtgtgtgtgtgtgtgtgagagagagagagagagagagagagagagagagagagagagagagagagagagagagagagagagagagagagagagagagagagaggtgggggccTACATGCTGGTGTTGATTTTGCGCCTACCCCCAAAACCTATCTCCCGTCactaatgcccccccccccccccgccacacacACCCTAAATCGCACGGCTCTCGCATTTTCACTTGCGTCATAATTTCCCTGCAACCGTGGTAAGCCTACCccgtttcctttctttctcttctatTTTCTCCCTGTTCTTTTTGTAACCAAACAAACCAAGACACGACTGGGCAGTCTGGGcgcaacaaaaaagaaacaacattCCCTAGGTCTCAGCTCGTGACGAGCAGTCAAGGCACTCTGACATTTTGGCCCTGCTGCATATATTTGTGCGGCGTGAGCTATTTGCCATTGATGCAACCACTATTATTCTAAGGATACAAGGGAGCTTGTACCACGATGTCTAACCAGGTCCCCAAACATCATTATTAGATAGTATTGCAGTCACGGCCTACCTTCCATATATAGAACGCAGGGGTGCTAGGGCTACATTATGTACAAACCCGAAACTGAAAATCATGCGAGTCAAACCGGAATCTTAGtctcatgtcatgtattttgaataaaattgtgtttaaaccaatcttagtttgaatttttttttccaaaccgGTAACTAGGATAGGAATATACGGGCGAATCAGCACCTCTGCTGACacgacgatgctttgtggctaAGCGGAAAGGAGCGAATTAACCTCTTTGACACAACCTCCCGTggttaattgctatatatgtGCTCACCCTGGCAGGCATGACTACCCCTAAATCACCTTTTCAGGAACTCAAGTCATGAAAATCAGGAACACACCATCAGAATCAGGAACACATAAGCAGCAATAAATCTGAGTCACCACAAATATTAACGGAAAAAATACAACTGACCTTTATTTACATTATATACTACAAAATGCGCACGTGTCTCCCCTCTTCTCTGGCTTGATATAGGCCTACTGCCATTTTTCAGAGTAATGTGTACAATTTAGGGATTATTTCCCTGCAGTAGGAGTGCGTCAGAACGGAATCTGCACACTGTGAGTATGATGAATGGTTGGCGAATTGCACCACTACCAGTCACAGTCATAAATCACGTTCCGTTTCGAAAGCCTGCTAGAGCGCACGTTTTTTGTTACGACACATTACAAGATCCGTCACGGACACGAGATAAATATGGTCATAGTGTTACCTTTTCGCACCCTGCCTAAAGACGCACGAATGGAAATAATCCCTAAATTGTACACAAAACGAATTTTGAATTAACAGCCACACAAGCCAGCGCTTTGCACCCAAATCAAAACAATATTGTCACGACAAATTGTAAGTTTTGAAATCTCAGaatcaacaacaaatacaaacaatggttgttgtttattttgtttcgtGCATCTAAACGCAGACAGTTTTCATCGTGAGACGTTTAGCAGTGCACACCCAACCAGACATTTAGTACTTGCACTTCCAAAgccaagggcggatctggggggggggggggggggttacacgggttacgtaacccccccacccccccaaaaaataggtaatttattggcaccagatagctctattttgcttctttggataaaaaaacattttcgggggggcatgcccccggacccccctagaggcttaggcgccttcggcgccgtcaacttgtatcttcgcagtcatattgtaacccccccccctccaaagtgaattgatccgcccttgaaaGCTATGGATGAACTTTTCATGAACCCTTTGAAACTTCTGAACTGTTTCAACTTCTGACCATTACGCCGCTCCCAACAGTCAGACTTGAACTTTGCGAAAAAAAAGTCTCCCGAGTACTTCCAGCAAATAGCCTACAATTCTTGGAAATGATCCTTAACTTTTAGAATAATCATCTTACAAAAACTGTTAGAATCATCATCTTACAAAAACTTTTAGAATCATCCTCTTACCAATCTCGTTTACGACACCAAGGACATGCAATCCAACGAGCGAGAGGACGAGAACCTTTAAACTGTGGCATCTGTCTCTTACAGCATCCCGTGCAAACATGCGCGACATCTTCAAGTGGCAAGACCCACTCCGAAAGCACGTCCGACACTATTTGTAGCGTCCCGAAATAGGCCTGACAGTGGTTACCTTGGTGTTCCCTCTCTGCACCTGGGTCTATCGGGGTGCATGTCGTATGTGGAATTCGTCGTAAAGTAATTAGTGTATACAAGTTACTTGAAACATCCTTTAATGCATGTCGATCTGGCAACCTTTGTGTAAACAAACCTTTACTTTTTGagtgttttcttttatattAATGTTGCAGAAGCAGAACTGCCTAtccgacaacaaaaacaagtcgcgcaaggcgaaattactacatttagtcaagctgttgaaatcacagaatgaacgcactttttttttaaccgagacaatacagctttgtcaatccccgcggcagctttcccgtgcaacacgaagtgaaattgacgaggcagaatagcgcaatagcgtactgcggtaagcagaaaagattctttttaactttctgagcttgttttgaataaaacatattatatctatatgtttttggaatcaggaaatgataaagaataagatgaaaccatTTTTCGGCTCAACtttttacattttaatcgtagcactaattaacctattttcgttaattgtgatcatattttaagagtaaacataacatatgtatatatttttagattcagaatttgatgaaaaatacgatgcaatcaattttgaatctgtttgcgacaatttcattttaatgaaaaatttaatgagcaaactcatcaattaagttttaagccttcacgctgaaatgcaataccaaagtccgcgCTTCGCCGAAGATtagttgaccaaaatttcaaccaatttggtttaaaaataaaagcgtgacagtgccgcctcaagtttcactaaatgccggatatgacgtcatcgaagacagTCATcgggaaaaagaaacaagtcgcgtaaggcgaaaatacaacatttagtcaagctgtcgaactcagagaatgaaactgaacgcaatgcaatttttcagcaagaccgtatactcgtagcatcgtcagtccaccgctcgtggcaaaggcagtgaaattgacaagaagagcggggtagtagttgcgctgagaaggatagcacgcttttctgtacctctcttcgttttaactttctgagcgtgtttttaatccaaacatattatatctatatgtttttggaatcaggaaccgacaaggaataagatgaaatagtttttaaaacgatttcggaaatttaattttgatcataatttttatatttttaattttcagagcttgtttttaatccaaatataacatatgtatatgtttttggaatcagaaaatgacgaagaataagatgaaattgtttttggatcgtttaataaaagaataattttaattacaagtttccgatttttaatgaccaaactcactcattagtttttaagccaccaagctgaaatgcaataccaaaccccggccttcgtcgaagattgctttgccaaaatttcaatcaatttaatggaacaagaagagcaaacgctcgatcgagtcactttcgcagttctgaatattatatgaggcatcagatggacaggaagaaattgctattcacaacacaatgagtcacgttcacataaaatttgagcccggtcacttttatagtttccgagaaaagcccaacgttaatttgtgtgttgccgaacagaaaaggctagttatctcccttgtttttctgataacgttcgtaaaaggctacagatgtaaatactttgatgtaaagaataatcctacaaagtttcaatcacatccgatgaactttgtcaaagatataaaatgtctaatttttcctttgacgctgacctgtgaccttgaaaaaggtcaaaggtcaacgaaaccatcgttaaagtgtagaggtcattggaggtcacgactaaacaaaatatgagcccgatcgctttgatagtttccgagaaaagtccaacgttaaggtggtgtctacggacggccggccggccggccggccggacggccggccggacagactaacactgaccgattacatagagtcactttttctcaagtgactcaaaaatgagggtgtgacagtgccgcctcaacttttacaaaaagccggatatgacgtcatcaaaggtatttatcgaaaaaaagaaaaaaaggtccggggatatcatacccaggaactctcatgtcaaatttcataaagatcggcccagtagtttagtctgaatcgctctacacacacacagacagacagacagacagacagacagacagacagacagacagacagacacacacacacacacacacacacacacacacacacacacacacacacatacaccacgacactcgtctcgattcccccctctatgttaaaacatttagtcaaaacttgactaaatgtacaaaTCGTATCAGTAGGCAGATCTGTAACATGGTGTACACATAAGCGGCCTTTACTTCAGGAAGACCGACATACGTTTATGTTCCAAAGCaactgccacccccccccccccccccattcttcTTACGCACCTTTTCGCCCCCGCCTCCACCCCCTTTTAACCAGCAACCTGCAATCGAGAAACAGCCCACAACAAAATGGGAGTTTCATACAATCTATAACATATTCTGACCCGATTCGATACAATCTCGACCTCACTCCATAAGTGTCAAAGATGATCCGTGTTCACTGTCGTTCTGTAATGGGCAGACTTTCGACATTCAGCTTATCACCAGGTCATCTCTCTTCTCCTCACAACCAATTCTGGAGTGCGTACGGGGCTTCTTTTACAGTTTTTGCGGCCAGTGTCAGATGGCTTCTTACATTTTTTTGCGGTCATTGACACCAGTCGCTAACATGCTATCATGCGGGGTGTGAAAACCTGTCCAATTTTGTTTTACGGAGACAGACACCATGAGGGTGACATTCACTCTTCCTTGAttcatattttatttttctACCTCCACACCTCGTGCCGTAACGCCTGTCACGTTTCCTGAATTACAGATTCAAGCGTATACCATAGACATATGCTGGCACACGCTTTTCATCAGGTATCTAGATAATTTCACCATTCACGACACAGGACCTACTTCAGAACCCTTGAAA carries:
- the LOC138964694 gene encoding fibroleukin-like, with product MTIKDERLGCQATMPQAVKRSDVDSTGSCDSVEGEEGEEQHHHNSFSDSDDTDMMSKARRLKVCEQCTCQDTRALRRLQTTSTTTTCSRRPSCSASSSSPTSVIASLTLLLLLHLSAVSARHQAKVHSSQCSYTLVVNEFDVSKCPTMQADAQTSQSYQWSSESHRPAAAALMSGDAEGSSGRFTGGARGVADPDTAGQGVDVLKSQVRDLEGRLLEEMLRSRELNSTLSRHSTALDKAEKQLSAYSSNFTAIYRAMMFVQRQLAKQRKINKSLNKKLSNVLLDVVEVNNVLTRAPNSPGEMMVGGGKLLAGAAHKNFEVQSVAKVRSCPGVTDKSTTYRDCAAVFEGGHKQSGVYYVKPTTSACPVPVWCDMDTPPGGWLVLQRRQDGSTNFKRDWAAYKDGFGNVAGEHWLGNDNMFLLSNQDHYQLRVDLWDFEGNRVHAIYTTFRVAGERDKYQLTVTGFSGSAHDSLYRHNHMAFSTPDRDNDGRREAHCASEWEAGWWFNNCWFALLNGAYHNRSDVAYRGIAWNHWKREQLRKTEMKIRPLGHAGPN